A window from Pagrus major chromosome 4, Pma_NU_1.0 encodes these proteins:
- the kif7 gene encoding kinesin-like protein kif7 — translation MSPKVPGGQGRGDYSAVQVAVRVRPLLPKELLHCHESCITVDSELCRVTLGHDRHFLCDYLFEETCYQEEVYSVSVQPLIDAFFQGFNATVFAYGQTGSGKTYTIGEANICSFTDEEQGIIPRAVADIFKLLDENDLTDFSVRISYLEVYKEEFKDLLEVETASKDIHIREDKGNIVLCGVKECEVEGLDEVLSLLESGNTARHTGATQMNPNSSRSHTIFTVYMDQRRGSSRLYGTATSSGPQMLSSKFHFVDLAGSERILRTGNTGERLKESIQINSGLLALGNVIGALGDPKRKGSHIPYRDSKITRILKDSLGGNSKTLMIACISPSSSDFDESLNTLNYATRARNIQNRATVNCKREPDRVEGLEQQIKALRRALENRQRSETRIISHADPSRRPRLGEGEISRLQVQSAHYRTCTDTAYRLLRELQSEGALTAEQGLRVKEWLCSVEEERSGLTTASGPDSGIEDSIALRRGRPSVRNQDPEAAEESWSHEHEREKDESIVQLQAQIQRLEIENTDFLAALEDAMEQYKQQSDKLQEQQDLIADMQCHLSTQGLMGLGLNLRSRPHTAPMGSMQHSQNGGTYRQVSPVGYFGNGPCGDQDSSLCEEQDFPGGEEMQDTEDEGGHFNLIRERRKQVNLTWTKRDMLSGGLAVGGRGLISQLHEPYQHPALARKASNSSTGETSVRESLKSFEGVSEWGLHQAQQKIRELSVTIRMKEELIKELVKTGKDAQALNKEYSHKITALESEAVQARQELQEAQRQLQDLEKQEREISTTDKTRAQECRRKIAAAQSKVQVLSQRQRDTARLANLPAQSERRVLELERSVQSMRQQQEQLQKRLRQESQQKRRLETEMQRRTHRVKELEIKNEQQQKILRIKTEEIAAFQRQRRSGSNGSVISLEEQQKIEEQKRWLDEEMERVLEQRRGLEDLEGELTKREEILAKKEALLQERSGLETKRLRSSQALSKDLVTLTGRIETLEQELSERNGLLRSGSAQDSQQIRQEISNLRQEKDSLLKQRVELDDKLRQGNLLSPEEERTLFQFDEAIEALDAAIEYKNEAITQRQRQLRASASMLSQWEMNLMAKLSYLSASETRALLCKYFDKVVSLREEERKLQLALAELEMQLDDQQRLVQWLENALDRTQLDTDRRLTQQQKEHERSVQLLLQQCREQIDEGLAGRQRQYEGWIHNLSKELSHYKVANVELSNKLRELCGSANQPKEHTKVVASEGKPAGIGSMEKLPRCPEDSPGGRLMGQSANPSRSREEMRELVNTPLPSTWRRSSLPTEEPAVMEELWLPAAGDAPVNRVVQTGVGSWGGLPVVKSRRESRRSSLNVGPLTSNNAFIDVRKNPV, via the exons ATGTCTCCCAAAGTGCCCGGTGGCCAAGGCAGAGGGGATTATTCTGCAGTGCAGGTAGCTGTTCGAGTGCGTCCACTGCTGCCTAAAGAGCTTCTACACTGCCACGAGAGCTGCATCACTGTGGACTCGGAGCTGTGTCGGGTTACACTGGGCCATGACCGGCACTTTCTTTGCGACTACCTATTTGAAGAAACTTGCTATCAAGAGGAGGTTTATTCTGTGTCAGTCCAACCACTCATAGATGCCTTCTTTCAAGGCTTCAACGCTACCGTCTTTGCCTATGGGCAGACAGGCTCCGGCAAGACGTACACCATTGGAGAAGCTAATATTT GCTCCTTTACAGATGAGGAGCAGGGCATCATCCCCAGGGCTGTTGCTGATATCTTCAAGCTGCTGGATGAAAATGACCTCACAGACTTCTCTGTGCGGATCTCGTATCTGGAGGTCTACAAAGAGGAGTTCAAGGACTTACTGGAGGTGGAGACAGCCAGCAAGGACATCCACATCCGGGAGGACAAAGGCAACATTG TTCTGTGTGGGGTAAAGGAGTGTGAAGTGGAGGGTCTTGACGAGGTGTTGAGTTTACTGGAGTCAGGAAACACAGCCCGGCACACTGGTGCAACCCAGATGAATCCGAACTCCAGCCGCTCGCACACCATTTTTACCGTGTATATGGACCAGCGCCGAGGAAGCTCTCGCCTCTATGGGACTGCTACAAGTTCTGGACCACAAATGTTGTCTTCCAAGTTCCACTTTGTTGACCTGGCAGGGTCTGAGCGCATCTTAAGGACGGGGAACACTGGAGAGAGACTGAAAGAGAGTATCCAGATTAACAGCGGCCTTCTGGCTCTGGGAAATGTTATCGGGGCACTGGGGGACCCCAAGAGGAAAGGCTCTCACATACCATACAGAGATTCTAAAATCACAAG GATCCTAAAAGACTCTTTGGGTggaaattcaaaaacactgatgATTGCCTGCATCAGCCCATCCTCCTCAGACTTTGATGAAAGTCTGAATACGCTAAACTATGCCACAAGGGCCAGAAACATTCAGAACCGGGCGACAGTCAACTGCAAGCGAGAGCCGGATCGGGTGGAAGGGCTTGAGCAACAGATCAAGGCCCTTCGCAGAGCCCTCGAAAACCGCCAGCGTTCAGAGACCCGCATCATTTCTCACGCTGATCCTAGCAGGAGGCCTCGActtggagagggagagataagCAGACTGCAAGTCCAGAGTGCCCACTACAGGACGTGCACAGACACTGCTTACAG GTTGTTGCGGGAGCTGCAGAGTGAAGGGGCTCTGACGGCAGAACAGGGCCTGAGAGTGAAAGAGTGGCTGTGCTCAGTGGAGGAGGAACGGAGCGGGCTGACCACCGCCTCAGGGCCAGACAGCGGTATTGAGGACAGCATCGCGTTAAGGAGAGGAAGGCCTTCTGTAAGGAACCAG GATCcagaggctgcagaggagagtTGGAGCCATGAgcatgaaagagagaaagatgaaagtATCGTCCAGCTTCAGGCGCAAATCCAGCGGTTGGAGATTGAAAACACAGACTTTTTAGCTGCTCTGGAGGACGCTATGGAGCAATACAAGCAGCAG AGCGATaagctgcaggagcaacagGACTTGATAGCAGATATGCAGTGTCATCTGTCCACACAAGGGCTGATGGGACTGGGTCTTAACCTGAGATCACGACCTCACACGGCCCCCATGGGCTCCATGCAGCACAGTCAGAATGGAGGCACATACAGACAG gTCAGTCCAGTGGGCTACTTTGGAAATGGGCCTTGTGGTGATCAGGATAGTAGCCTCTGTGAGGAGCAGGACTTCccaggaggagaagaaatgcAGGACACAGAAGACGAGGGCGGTCATTTCAACCTCATCCGGGAGAGACGCAA GCAGGTAAACCTGACGTGGACCAAGAGGGATATGCTGTCAGGAGGACTAGCTGTCGGTGGTAGAGGGCTCATATCTCAGCTGCATGAACCATACCAGCACCCAGCTTTAGCCAGAAAAGCAT CCAACTCCAGTACCGGGGAGACATCTGTGCGTGAAAGTCTGAAAAGTTTTGAAGGCGTTTCTGAGTGGGGACTTCATCAGGCACAGCAAAAGATCCGGGAGCTCTCTGTCACCATCCGCATGAAGGAAGAACTTATCAAGGAGCTGGTCAAAACAG GTAAGGATGCTCAGGCCCTGAACAAGGAGTACAGCCACAAGATCACGGCCCTGGAGAGCGAAGCTGTGCAGGCTcgacaggagctgcaggaggccCAGCGGCAGCTGCAGGATCTAGagaagcaagagagagagatcagcaCGACAGACAAGACCAGAGCACAGGAATGTCGCAGGAAGATAGCTGCAGCTCAAAGCAAAGTTCAG GTTCTCAGTCAGCGTCAGAGGGATACCGCTCGTCTCGCTAACCTTCCTGCCCAGAGCGAACGTCGAGTGTTAGAGCTGGAGCGAAGTGTTCAGAGtatgaggcagcagcaggagcagctgcagaagcGTCTGCGCCAGGAAAGTCAGCAGAAACGACGTCTGGAGACCGAGATGCAACGAAGAACTCACAGAGTCAAG GAGCTCGAGATAAAGaacgagcagcagcagaagatcctgagaataaaaacagaggaGATCGCTGCCTTCCAGAGGCAGAGACGCAGCGGCAGTAACGGCTCTGTCATCTCACTAGAAGAACAACAG AAGATTGAGGAACAAAAACGCTGGCTGGATGAGGAAATGGAGCGGGTACTGGAACAGAGGAGAGGGCTGGAAGATCTGGAAGGAGAACTCACTAAACGAGAGGAAATCCTGGCCAAGAAAGAAGCTCTGCTACAGGAACGCAGCGGCCTGGAGACCAAGAGGCTCCGCTCCAGTCAG GCCTTGAGTAAAGACCTGGTGACACTCACAGGCCGTATTGAGACACTTGAGCAAGAGCTGAGTGAGAGGAACGGTCTTCTTCGCAGCGGCAGTGCTCAAGACTCACAACAGATTCGGCAAGAGATCTCTAACCTGCGTCAAGAGAAAGACTCACTGCTGAAACAAAGAGTGGAGCTGGACGATAAGCTGCGGCAGGGTAACCTGCTCTCACCTGAG GAGGAGCGAACACTGTTCCAGTTTGACGAGGCGATCGAGGCTCTGGATGCAGCCATTGAGTACAAGAATGAGGCCATCACTCAGAGGCAGAGACAGCTGAGGGCATCTGCCAGTATGCTGTCGCAGTGGGAGATGAACCTAATGGCTAAACTCAGttacctgtctgcctctgagACCAGAGCTCTGCTGTGCAAATACTTTGACAAG GTGGTGTCTCTGCGTGAGGAGGAGCGTAAGCTACAACTTGCCCTGGCCGAGCTCGAGATGCAGTTGGATGATCAGCAGAGGCTGGTGCAGTGGTTGGAGAACGCCCTCGATCGCACACAGCTCGACACAGATCGACGGCTCACGCAACAGCAGAAGGAGCATGAGAGGAGCGTGCAGCTTTTATTGCAGCAGTGTCGAG AGCAAATAGATGAGGGCCTGGCAGGAAGGCAGCGGCAGTATGAGGGATGGATCCATAACCTCAGCAAGGAGCTGAGCCACTACAAGGTGGCAAATGTGGAACTGAGCAACAAACTTAGGGAGCTCTGTGGTTCAGCCAACCAACCAAAGGAGCATACTAAAG TTGTGGCCTCTGAAGGTAAACCAGCAGGCATTGGCAGCATGGAGAAGCTGCCCCGCTGCCCCGAGGACAGCCCAGGAGGCAGATTGATGGGTCAGTCTGCGAACCCTTCCAGATCCAGGGAGGAAATGCGCGAGCTGGTGAACACCCCTCTCCCGTCCACATGGAGACGCTCTTCTCTCCCCACGGAGGAACCCGCTGTCATGGAGGAGCTGTGGCTCCCAGCGGCTGGGGACGCTCCTGTTAACCGTGTAGTTCAAACTGGTGTAGGTTCCTGGGGCGGCCTGCCTGTGGTTAAGTCTCGCCGAGAGTCCCGCCGCTCCAGCCTCAACGTCGGACCACTGACTTCAAACAATGCATTCATTGACGTACGAAAGAATCCTGTCTga
- the LOC140995196 gene encoding fibulin-7: MLASTAIVTTLLCFCSLHPTFGQDCPSRQEIQGSLKQVQKLLSAHEASYLQSLRNLKKKINLLQSNAVKQTTRATNSTCPKLDAPTNGRKLGKSHSVGHEVHFLCDPGYELVGSESRFCQESLTWSGQQTTCRDINECVSSPCSNGGTCVDEVNQFSCVCAKGWSGATCQSPVPTFFVTITNTSAATSPATAAASTLPAATTGPFVRPSRCTITQGTTHCTCEPGYTISGRDSNTCTDIDECELFHNGQAGRLCLHACVNTPGGYRCSCPVGYNVTRDGRSCKDIDECASRQNNCTKDQMCINTYGGFQCVRVDCPKIPNATYVKTSPMRCERNPCPLDNKACSQTPNSFSYHYLAVVSNLSAPRVMFRVSALRPIGDTLRFSLLGGKQARRHFTVQRSDRVTGQLMLVSPVQGPATLEAEVEMSELERRVQLGRYITKVTMFVSQYEF; encoded by the exons ATGCTTGCGTCAACTGCGATTGTCACCAccttgctgtgtttctgctcgCTCCATCCTACTTTTGGGCAG GACTGTCCTAGTAGACAGGAAATTCAAGGCTCTCTGAAGCAGGTCCAGAAGCTCCTCTCAGCCCATGAAGCCTCGTACTTGCAGAGTCTTCGcaacctgaagaagaaaataaacctGCTGCAGAGCAACGCAGTGAAACAGACTACAAGAGCCACCAACA GTACCTGCCCAAAACTGGATGCACCCACCAATGGCAGAAAACTTGGCAAGTCACACAGCGTGGGCCATGAGGTTCACTTTCTGTGTGACCCCGGTTATGAACTTGTAGGATCAGAGAGCAGGTTTTGTCAGGAAAGCCTGACCTGGAGTGGCCAGCAGACTACCTGCAGAG ACATCAATGAGTGTGTGTCCTCTCCTTGCTCGAATGGTGGGAcatgtgtggatgaagtgaaccAGTTCTCTTGTGTCTGTGCCAAAGGCTGGTCTGGAGCCACCTGTCAGAGCCCTGTGCCAACAT TCTTTGTCACCATCACAAACACCTCTGCCGCCACCTCCccagccactgctgctgcttctacCTTGCCTGCTGCCACCACCGGGCCCTTTGTTCGTCCATCACGTTGCACTATAACGCAGGGGACCACCCACTGCACCTGTGAGCCGGGATACACCATCTCTGGCAGGGACAGCAACACTTGCACTG ATATAGATGAATGTGAGCTGTTCCATAATGGCCAGGCTGGGAGactgtgtttacatgcttgTGTTAACACCCCTGGTGGCTACCGTTGTTCCTGTCCCGTCGGATACAATGTGACCCGCGATGGACGCAGCTGTAaag aCATCGATGAGTGTGCCAGCAGACAAAACAACTGCACAAAGGACCAGATGTGCATTAACACATATGGTGGTTTCCAGTGTGTCCGTGTGGACTGCCCTAAAATCCCTAATGCTACATATGTCAAGACGTCGCCTAT GCGTTGTGAACGTAACCCCTGTCCCTTGGACAACAAGGCATGTTCTCAGACCCCAAACTCCTTCTCCTACCATTACCTGGCTGTTGTCTCCAACCTGTCAGCTCCTCGCGTCATGTTCAGGGTCTCAGCATTGCGCCCAATAGGAGACACACTTCGCTTCTCTCTGCTGGGTGGAAAACAAGCTCGACGCCACTTCACAGTCCAGCGTTCAGACCGCGTGACAGGGCAGCTGATGCTGGTGAGCCCCGTGCAGGGCCCTGCAACGCTGGAGGCAGAGGTGGAGATGAGCGAGCTAGAGAGACGAGTCCAGCTGGGGAGGTACATCACCAAAGTGACCATGTTTGTTTCCCAGTATGAGTTCTAG